From a single Fulvivirga ulvae genomic region:
- a CDS encoding ABC transporter ATP-binding protein, protein MECLAVIEIDKLNKSFGDNHVLKDFSMKLYKGENLVVLGKSGSGKSVLIKCIIGLMDPDSGRIKVLDKDISEYNRQQLDKMRVKVGFLFQSNALYDSMTVRENLEFPLRRHWMKETQERSEVDALVMDALEDVGLAHTVDMMPAELSGGMRKRIALARTLILKPEIILYDEPTTGLDPITGREISELILDVQEKYNASSIIISHDMNCISITSNRVVMLIDGKCYEEGKFSELRKSKDEKVRNFFISDSSIKDRKDENQSY, encoded by the coding sequence ATGGAATGCCTGGCAGTTATAGAAATAGATAAATTGAACAAGTCATTTGGTGATAACCACGTGCTGAAGGATTTCTCTATGAAGCTTTATAAAGGAGAGAACCTGGTGGTACTGGGCAAGTCGGGTTCAGGTAAGTCGGTGCTGATCAAGTGCATTATTGGACTGATGGATCCTGACAGCGGCAGGATCAAAGTGCTGGATAAAGACATCAGCGAATACAACAGGCAACAGTTGGATAAAATGAGGGTGAAAGTAGGCTTTCTTTTCCAGAGCAATGCTTTGTACGACTCCATGACTGTACGTGAAAATCTGGAGTTTCCGCTAAGGAGGCACTGGATGAAGGAGACACAGGAGAGGTCGGAAGTAGATGCACTGGTTATGGATGCCCTGGAGGATGTGGGGCTGGCACATACCGTGGACATGATGCCGGCAGAACTTTCCGGGGGTATGCGAAAAAGAATAGCCCTCGCACGCACGCTGATACTGAAGCCTGAAATAATATTATACGATGAGCCTACAACAGGGCTGGATCCGATTACCGGAAGGGAGATCAGTGAACTCATTCTTGATGTACAGGAGAAATATAACGCGTCCTCTATCATTATTTCCCACGATATGAACTGTATCAGCATCACCTCAAACCGGGTAGTGATGCTGATCGACGGGAAATGCTACGAGGAAGGTAAGTTCAGCGAGCTAAGGAAATCCAAAGATGAAAAGGTTCGCAATTTTTTTATTAGTGATAGCAGTATAAAAGACAGAAAAGATGAAAACCAAAGCTATTGA
- a CDS encoding MlaD family protein, with protein sequence MKTKAIDNAKLGLFVLAGLMFLIFSLYMIGRNRNLFGSTFTIQASFQNVNGLTPGNNVRFSGIDVGTVREIIIESDTSILVTMVIDKKARQYIKKEFGGIGRHRWPYGKSAYKH encoded by the coding sequence ATGAAAACCAAAGCTATTGATAATGCCAAGCTTGGGCTTTTTGTGCTTGCAGGCCTGATGTTCCTGATCTTCTCCCTTTACATGATAGGGCGCAACAGGAATTTGTTTGGTTCCACATTTACCATACAAGCCAGCTTTCAGAATGTAAATGGCCTTACACCGGGCAACAACGTCCGGTTTTCCGGTATTGATGTAGGCACAGTAAGGGAGATAATCATTGAGAGCGATACTTCTATACTCGTCACGATGGTTATTGACAAAAAAGCCAGACAGTATATTAAAAAAGAATTCGGTGGCATCGGTAGGCACAGATGGCCTTATGGGAAATCAGCTTATAAACATTAA